In a single window of the Lujinxingia litoralis genome:
- the ppx gene encoding exopolyphosphatase: MSAERMIAAVDLGSNSFHMVIARQQDGQLQVVDRLKEMVRLAAGLRDDKTLSTEARARALGCLRRFGERLQGIEPGDIRAVGTNTLRKTRDPRGFMEEIEDALGVPVEIISGLEEARLVYLGVAHTMEPGAGRRLVIDIGGGSTEFVIGEGFEPQARDSKYMGCVEWTRRYFSGGKVSEQAMAEAVLAAQQEVEMLATRFRQMGWTEVVGSSGTNRAIAQVLDETGWSRGAITARGLKRLRRRLIKDGEARSERLPGVSEARAPVFAGGVAILSAAFEILEIEQMVPSDGALREGLMYDLVGRLQRQDIREQTVATLCARYGVDMPHASRVEATALELWDQVAGGWKLEDPYLATVLRWAARLHEIGLAIAHSRYHKHGSYLVENSDMPGFSRQDQHLLWALVRTHRRDFKPHRFEGLAGKLPRAGKRLAVLLRLAVLLNRSRVDGAVPEFEVEAEGKEIRLHFPKGWLKSMPLTRAVLHEEARRLEAAHLRLVLC; encoded by the coding sequence ATGAGCGCTGAGAGGATGATTGCCGCGGTGGACCTGGGGTCAAACAGTTTTCATATGGTGATCGCGCGCCAGCAGGACGGCCAGCTCCAGGTCGTCGATCGCCTCAAAGAGATGGTGCGTCTGGCCGCCGGGTTGCGTGACGACAAGACGCTGAGTACCGAGGCCCGTGCCCGGGCGCTGGGATGTTTGCGGCGTTTTGGGGAGCGGCTCCAGGGCATTGAGCCCGGTGATATCCGTGCGGTGGGCACCAATACGTTGCGTAAGACCCGCGATCCGCGGGGATTTATGGAGGAGATCGAAGACGCGCTGGGGGTGCCCGTCGAGATTATCAGCGGTCTGGAGGAGGCTCGTCTGGTCTATCTGGGGGTGGCCCACACCATGGAGCCGGGGGCGGGGCGTCGTCTGGTGATCGATATCGGAGGGGGGAGCACCGAGTTCGTGATCGGGGAGGGGTTTGAGCCGCAGGCGCGGGACTCCAAGTACATGGGGTGCGTGGAGTGGACACGGCGCTATTTTTCCGGGGGGAAGGTCTCGGAGCAGGCGATGGCCGAGGCGGTGCTGGCCGCCCAGCAGGAGGTGGAGATGCTGGCCACGCGCTTTCGTCAGATGGGCTGGACGGAGGTGGTGGGCTCCTCGGGGACCAATCGGGCGATCGCGCAGGTGCTCGATGAGACGGGCTGGAGCCGCGGGGCGATCACCGCCCGGGGGCTCAAGCGCTTGCGACGGCGCCTGATCAAGGATGGGGAGGCCCGGTCGGAGCGCTTGCCCGGGGTCAGTGAGGCCCGGGCGCCGGTGTTTGCCGGCGGGGTGGCGATCTTGAGCGCGGCGTTTGAGATTCTGGAGATTGAGCAGATGGTCCCCAGCGATGGCGCGCTGCGAGAGGGGCTGATGTACGATCTGGTGGGGCGGCTCCAGCGCCAGGATATCCGCGAGCAGACCGTGGCCACGCTCTGCGCGCGCTACGGGGTGGATATGCCGCATGCCTCCCGGGTGGAGGCCACGGCGCTGGAGCTGTGGGACCAGGTTGCCGGCGGCTGGAAACTTGAAGATCCCTACCTGGCCACGGTGTTGCGGTGGGCGGCCCGGCTCCATGAGATCGGGCTTGCGATTGCGCACTCGCGCTACCATAAGCACGGCTCGTATCTGGTGGAGAATTCGGATATGCCGGGGTTCTCCCGTCAGGACCAGCATTTGTTATGGGCGCTGGTGCGCACGCATCGTCGGGACTTCAAGCCCCATCGTTTTGAGGGGTTGGCCGGGAAGTTGCCGCGGGCGGGCAAGCGTCTGGCGGTGTTGCTGCGTCTGGCGGTGTTGCTCAATCGCAGTCGGGTCGACGGGGCGGTGCCCGAGTTTGAGGTCGAGGCCGAAGGGAAGGAGATTCGTCTCCATTTTCCGAAGGGCTGGCTAAAGTCGATGCCCCTGACCCGCGCGGTGCTTCATGAAGAGGCCCGGCGCCTGGAGGCGGCTCACCTGCGTCTGGTCCTTTGCTGA
- a CDS encoding class I SAM-dependent RNA methyltransferase yields the protein MSQTLQGVEIAGLNEAFEGYVERGERRVLAGGAVPGDRVDLRIVASSQHHPRDFAEVASVHARGADYVEPICAHAGPVRGRCGGCPGMHLSHDLRTETLQRRVAQLAERLGCEWSWHEAPAHLGYRNRSNFVVTRQGALVVLGSYAPRSQEISAMAGCQVVQPAIARVHGELEALLSALKVPVGEEEEGLRWVSLRASAQAVVVELVVRDALASWLDAAVVAIAAVEGVQGVAITVNARDTNAIRVQDSQVVQGKGRIWERYGEVELGIDPGAFAQLNVAVASAMYRQVARWAEGAQVVWDLYCGIGGLGLNVAARRPEVRLFGAESVPAAIASARENAARAGIKARYAVVDLGKEGWREGCPGEGPQARPELIVVNPPRKGLSRAVRQVLGAPQALGASTLIYMSCDVSSFGRDAAELQERGWVLRELQAHDMLPQTTHVELLGRFERSS from the coding sequence ATGAGTCAGACGTTGCAGGGTGTGGAGATCGCGGGCCTTAACGAGGCGTTCGAGGGGTACGTGGAGCGCGGGGAGCGTCGGGTCTTGGCCGGGGGCGCGGTTCCCGGGGACCGGGTCGATCTGCGCATCGTGGCGTCGAGTCAGCATCATCCCCGCGATTTTGCCGAGGTGGCGTCGGTCCATGCGCGGGGGGCTGATTATGTGGAGCCGATCTGCGCGCACGCCGGGCCGGTGCGCGGGCGTTGCGGGGGGTGTCCGGGGATGCACTTAAGCCACGACCTGCGGACAGAAACCCTGCAGCGGCGAGTGGCGCAGCTGGCCGAGAGGTTGGGGTGTGAGTGGAGCTGGCATGAGGCGCCGGCGCACCTGGGCTATCGTAACCGCTCTAACTTTGTGGTCACGCGTCAGGGGGCGCTGGTGGTGCTGGGGTCCTATGCGCCGCGCAGTCAGGAGATCTCGGCGATGGCCGGCTGTCAGGTGGTGCAGCCGGCCATTGCGCGGGTGCACGGGGAGTTGGAGGCGCTGCTGAGCGCGCTCAAGGTGCCGGTCGGCGAGGAGGAGGAAGGGCTGCGCTGGGTGTCGTTGCGAGCCTCGGCGCAGGCCGTGGTGGTGGAGCTGGTGGTGCGCGATGCGCTGGCGAGTTGGCTGGACGCGGCGGTGGTGGCGATCGCGGCAGTGGAGGGCGTGCAGGGCGTGGCGATCACCGTAAATGCGCGGGATACCAACGCGATTCGGGTTCAGGATTCGCAGGTGGTTCAGGGGAAGGGTCGGATCTGGGAGCGCTACGGGGAGGTGGAGCTGGGCATTGATCCGGGGGCTTTTGCGCAACTCAACGTGGCGGTGGCCTCGGCGATGTACCGGCAGGTGGCCCGGTGGGCCGAGGGGGCGCAGGTGGTCTGGGATTTGTATTGCGGCATCGGCGGGCTGGGGCTCAACGTGGCGGCCCGGCGCCCCGAGGTCCGACTCTTCGGTGCGGAGAGCGTGCCGGCGGCCATTGCCAGCGCGCGGGAGAACGCGGCCCGGGCCGGGATTAAGGCGCGCTACGCGGTGGTCGACCTGGGCAAAGAGGGCTGGCGCGAGGGCTGCCCCGGGGAGGGGCCGCAGGCGCGGCCGGAGCTCATTGTGGTTAACCCGCCGCGCAAAGGGCTCTCGCGAGCGGTGCGTCAGGTGCTGGGGGCGCCGCAGGCGCTGGGGGCATCGACGCTTATTTATATGAGCTGTGATGTCTCCAGTTTCGGGCGAGATGCCGCCGAGCTTCAGGAACGCGGCTGGGTGCTCCGGGAGTTGCAGGCGCATGATATGCTTCCGCAGACCACGCATGTGGAGTTGTTGGGGCGTTTTGAGCGCTCGTCATAA
- a CDS encoding ABC1 kinase family protein, whose protein sequence is MASPVRAAVQDIKRLRTISSVLTRHGFSAVARRAGLGRFVGDGGLSRGEDAFEEVEGVEELIGADRSEAAVRFRRVLEDLGPTFVKLGQVLSTRPDLVPKEFLEELRKLQDAVSPMPMEAIRRQVESSLGATLEELFESFEEKPLAAASIGQVHRARLPDGTAVVVKVQRVGVGEQIRSDLDLLYYLARFLEATVEEIELYSPTAIVQEFERAILAELDFRQEARNVQEFGRNFAEVPQVSVPHVYEELTTSEVMTMEFVQAGKLASVEGGSELADTVLHNLLDAMVKMVLYDGFFHGDPHPGNIMVREDGSLIFIDFGLVGRLSSRQQDDLIGLILNVLTGDVDAIARALLEMGDPVGRVNLREFRADVERVRNKYISATVGDFDVSQFIQEVMDAAQYHRIRLNPNYAVLVKTAATIEGIMRRLKPDLDVMAIGLPYARDLALKKYSARKLAQSALSAAVGVSSFVTKVPQQLDQVLMDLEGGNLTVTVRNASLDQLGEVLNTLGTRLFLGVIASGLAVVAAMLLRPFDTEIFGVSVLLILGILAALSATTLFWWSLGWHVAASRKGKKLRLGPLMRLLRRE, encoded by the coding sequence ATGGCATCACCGGTACGAGCGGCAGTTCAAGACATCAAGCGCCTGCGCACGATCTCCAGTGTGTTGACCCGGCACGGGTTTTCGGCGGTGGCGCGGCGTGCCGGGCTGGGACGTTTTGTGGGCGATGGGGGGCTGAGCCGTGGCGAGGATGCGTTTGAGGAGGTCGAGGGCGTCGAGGAGCTGATCGGCGCCGATCGCTCCGAGGCGGCGGTGCGCTTTCGGCGAGTGCTCGAAGATCTGGGGCCGACCTTTGTGAAGCTCGGGCAGGTGCTTTCGACGCGCCCGGACCTGGTGCCAAAGGAGTTTCTGGAGGAGCTGCGTAAGCTCCAGGATGCCGTCAGTCCGATGCCCATGGAGGCGATTCGCCGGCAGGTGGAGAGCAGCCTGGGGGCAACGCTGGAAGAGCTCTTTGAGAGTTTTGAGGAGAAGCCGCTGGCGGCAGCGAGCATTGGCCAGGTGCACCGTGCCCGGCTGCCGGATGGGACGGCGGTGGTGGTCAAGGTGCAGCGGGTCGGGGTTGGGGAGCAGATTCGCTCGGATCTGGATCTCCTCTACTACCTGGCGCGCTTCCTCGAAGCGACTGTCGAGGAGATCGAACTCTACTCGCCGACGGCCATTGTGCAGGAGTTTGAGCGGGCGATTCTGGCGGAGCTTGATTTTCGCCAGGAGGCCCGAAATGTGCAGGAGTTTGGCCGCAATTTTGCCGAGGTGCCTCAGGTCAGCGTGCCCCATGTCTACGAGGAGCTGACGACCTCGGAGGTCATGACGATGGAGTTCGTGCAGGCCGGCAAGCTCGCCAGCGTGGAGGGGGGCAGCGAGCTGGCCGACACGGTGCTGCATAACCTGCTCGATGCCATGGTCAAGATGGTACTCTACGACGGGTTTTTTCACGGGGATCCGCACCCGGGCAACATCATGGTGCGGGAGGATGGCTCGCTGATCTTTATCGATTTTGGGCTTGTGGGGCGCCTCTCCAGCCGCCAGCAGGACGATCTGATCGGGCTGATTCTCAATGTGCTCACCGGTGATGTCGACGCGATCGCCCGGGCGCTCCTGGAGATGGGGGATCCGGTGGGGCGAGTGAACCTGCGGGAGTTTCGGGCCGACGTGGAGCGGGTGCGCAACAAGTATATCAGCGCGACGGTGGGGGATTTTGACGTGAGCCAGTTCATCCAGGAGGTGATGGACGCCGCGCAATATCATCGCATCCGCCTCAACCCTAATTACGCGGTGCTGGTCAAGACGGCGGCGACGATCGAGGGGATCATGCGCCGGCTTAAGCCCGATCTGGACGTGATGGCCATCGGGCTGCCCTACGCCCGTGATCTGGCGTTGAAGAAGTACTCGGCTCGCAAGCTGGCGCAGTCGGCGTTGAGCGCGGCGGTCGGGGTCTCGAGTTTTGTGACCAAGGTGCCCCAGCAGCTCGATCAGGTGCTCATGGACCTGGAGGGCGGGAACCTGACGGTGACCGTGCGAAACGCGTCGCTGGATCAGCTTGGCGAGGTGCTCAACACCCTGGGGACGCGCCTGTTTCTGGGGGTGATTGCCTCGGGATTGGCGGTGGTGGCGGCGATGTTGTTGCGGCCCTTTGATACTGAGATCTTCGGGGTGTCGGTGCTGCTGATCCTGGGGATTCTGGCGGCGCTTTCGGCGACCACGCTCTTCTGGTGGTCGCTGGGTTGGCATGTGGCGGCCAGCCGCAAGGGCAAGAAGCTGCGTCTGGGCCCCTTGATGCGGTTGCTACGTCGGGAGTGA
- a CDS encoding Kazal-type serine protease inhibitor domain-containing protein: MSATKKERQVLKLGSAVVLLLMVLMVGCRGEVVPDEATSETQGQEQSGVEHGEDQAQGEEVNPVCACPRIFSPVCGEDGTTYSNDCLAGCVDVAIAHRGACEGGEEAPVCACTREFAPVCGADGETYANPCLAKCKDVEVVSEGPCQEKDCICPMHYMPVCGEDGNTYSNECQAACAEVNVASQGECDTEM, from the coding sequence ATGAGCGCGACGAAGAAAGAGAGACAGGTTTTGAAGCTGGGAAGTGCGGTGGTGTTGCTCCTGATGGTGCTGATGGTGGGATGTCGCGGCGAGGTGGTGCCAGATGAGGCGACCTCGGAGACACAGGGGCAGGAGCAGAGCGGGGTTGAGCATGGCGAGGACCAGGCTCAGGGGGAGGAGGTCAACCCGGTATGTGCCTGTCCGCGGATTTTTTCTCCGGTCTGTGGGGAGGATGGCACCACCTATAGCAACGATTGTCTGGCGGGCTGTGTGGATGTGGCCATTGCTCACCGGGGGGCCTGCGAGGGTGGAGAGGAAGCCCCGGTCTGCGCGTGTACCCGTGAGTTTGCGCCGGTTTGTGGAGCCGATGGCGAGACCTACGCCAATCCGTGCCTGGCAAAGTGCAAAGATGTTGAGGTGGTCAGCGAGGGGCCCTGCCAGGAGAAGGACTGTATCTGCCCGATGCATTACATGCCGGTGTGTGGTGAAGACGGCAACACGTACAGCAACGAGTGTCAGGCTGCTTGTGCCGAGGTGAACGTGGCATCTCAGGGAGAGTGTGACACGGAAATGTAA
- the trhA gene encoding PAQR family membrane homeostasis protein TrhA, which produces MSPVPNDNSLSKPRLRGQIHYASAFAALGAGLMLVIFTSGARATLATAIYAASLVNLLATSASYHIPTWSPRARARMRKLDHAAIFILIAGTFTPICLLAMTPEAGTALLTLVWTGAALGTLKEFLWPKAPKFITALICVILGWTSIPAVPRIYQDYGIITVVLMLGGGVAFTLGALAYALKRPNPRPALFGYHEVFHALVVLAAAMHFAMITIIAT; this is translated from the coding sequence ATGAGTCCAGTCCCCAATGATAACTCTCTGAGCAAACCGCGCCTGCGCGGTCAAATCCACTACGCGTCAGCATTTGCCGCCCTCGGCGCCGGACTCATGCTCGTGATCTTTACCTCGGGCGCACGCGCCACACTGGCCACCGCGATCTACGCGGCCAGCCTGGTCAATCTGCTGGCCACCAGCGCTTCGTACCACATCCCCACCTGGTCGCCGCGCGCTCGCGCCCGGATGCGCAAACTCGATCACGCCGCCATCTTCATTCTCATCGCCGGCACATTCACCCCGATCTGCCTGCTCGCAATGACCCCGGAAGCCGGAACGGCGCTCCTCACACTGGTCTGGACCGGCGCCGCTCTGGGAACACTCAAAGAATTCCTCTGGCCCAAGGCCCCCAAGTTCATCACCGCTCTCATCTGCGTGATTCTGGGCTGGACCAGCATCCCGGCCGTCCCGCGGATCTACCAGGATTACGGCATCATCACCGTAGTGTTGATGCTCGGCGGCGGCGTGGCCTTCACCCTGGGAGCGCTGGCCTACGCACTCAAACGCCCCAATCCCCGTCCCGCACTCTTTGGATATCACGAGGTATTCCACGCACTGGTCGTCCTCGCCGCGGCCATGCATTTTGCCATGATCACCATCATCGCAACCTGA
- a CDS encoding TonB-dependent receptor domain-containing protein has translation MTTQGWIRLWLAAAMVTGMPAQVFAQEAGGADEAPEQAAPAERSARGELQPPRLLREVEAEYTEDAVAARLEGAVVLELTINTAGDVSKVDVVQGLGYGLDESAVRAVEQFKFEPARLNGEPIPVSLNFTVRFSLPVLPAEFTGVVLDPVSGEGIEGAEVRIVYGGDEYDPRPEASALSEADGSFYFGNVPPGPYQVFLQVDAYLDFETDIELPGGQLVEVEYRVPRAQENLIGEIREAGSRSPLAGVELRLLKAETQQEVRQGFSEGGGRFGFAGVEPGNYILRASSAGYVTSTFEVEVVGGEVTEGNYYMPADDDGTFRARTTTRRQRQEVNRQTIELDEVRRIPGTGGDVVRVVQNLPGVARAQFISGQIIVRGSSPNDTKIFLEGDSIPLVYHFFGGPAVINTEMVEAIDFYPGNFSPYYGRATAGVIDLRTRSPRTDRVHGMAEIDLLDSSAMVEGPINDRWSFAIAGRRSYYDFFLPSVLRALEIDTVVAPRYYDYQTWVTYRSESGAHKVEFFVYGSDDEIDVILPDGEPEGDQYVQVREAGFGNSFHRGQVRWEWKPEGGALENTLMSSFGLNSAALEAGPDIFFDLDFYQTQIRNDLKWKLSDNLRLRTGLDAQLGNVVYSYAIPAFGASPDDFSSPDGQDGGPNISTDGLVGSRKSPQILPAVYAEAQYKAFGRWTLTPGLRADYYGPVNEVSISPRLASRFELHDQVVLKGGVGLFTQPPIPGQTEEDFGNPDISYEKAMHYAVGAEWQPRAHLELDATLYYRDSFDLVNTTSAEAINEETGEAEPVIYDNEGQGRSYGLELLLRHYPKDKFFGWLSYTLSRSERLNLKSGEWDPYGYDQTHILTMVAGYNLPWNLDLSARFRVVTGNPQTPVVGAVFDADSDGYRPRYGEPNSERSKTFHQLDLRLDRRFIFDTWTLAAYLDVTNVYNAKNEEGTRYNYDYSDSEPLTGLPILPTIGVMARF, from the coding sequence ATGACGACACAAGGATGGATCAGGCTGTGGCTGGCAGCGGCGATGGTCACGGGGATGCCGGCGCAGGTTTTTGCGCAAGAAGCCGGCGGTGCAGACGAGGCCCCGGAGCAGGCGGCGCCCGCCGAGCGTAGCGCCCGTGGAGAGCTTCAGCCGCCGCGGCTGCTCCGTGAGGTTGAGGCCGAGTACACCGAAGACGCGGTGGCGGCGCGGTTAGAAGGCGCAGTGGTGCTGGAACTGACGATCAACACTGCCGGCGATGTCTCCAAGGTCGATGTGGTTCAGGGACTGGGCTACGGGCTGGATGAGTCCGCGGTGCGGGCGGTGGAGCAGTTTAAGTTCGAGCCCGCGCGGCTCAACGGAGAGCCGATTCCGGTTTCGCTGAACTTTACGGTGCGTTTTAGCCTGCCGGTGTTGCCCGCCGAATTCACCGGGGTGGTGCTTGACCCGGTAAGTGGAGAGGGCATTGAGGGGGCCGAGGTGCGCATTGTTTACGGGGGCGATGAGTACGATCCCCGACCCGAGGCCAGTGCGCTCAGTGAGGCCGACGGCAGCTTTTACTTTGGGAATGTGCCGCCGGGGCCCTATCAGGTGTTTTTGCAGGTGGACGCCTACCTCGATTTTGAGACGGATATCGAGCTTCCGGGCGGCCAGCTGGTGGAGGTGGAGTACCGGGTGCCGCGTGCCCAGGAGAACCTGATCGGTGAGATCCGTGAGGCCGGGAGTCGGTCGCCGCTGGCGGGGGTGGAGCTGCGTTTGCTCAAGGCAGAGACGCAGCAGGAGGTGCGTCAGGGCTTTAGTGAGGGCGGCGGTCGCTTTGGATTTGCGGGCGTCGAGCCCGGAAACTACATCCTGCGGGCGTCGTCGGCGGGGTATGTGACCTCGACCTTTGAGGTGGAGGTGGTCGGCGGTGAGGTAACCGAGGGCAACTACTACATGCCGGCCGACGATGACGGGACCTTTCGCGCGCGCACCACGACGCGACGTCAGCGTCAGGAGGTGAACCGCCAGACGATTGAGCTCGATGAAGTGCGCCGAATTCCGGGCACCGGCGGGGATGTGGTACGTGTGGTGCAGAACCTGCCCGGGGTGGCCCGTGCGCAGTTCATCAGTGGTCAGATCATCGTGCGCGGCTCTTCGCCCAACGACACCAAAATCTTTCTGGAGGGCGACTCCATCCCGCTGGTGTACCACTTCTTTGGGGGGCCGGCGGTCATTAACACGGAGATGGTCGAGGCGATCGACTTCTATCCGGGGAACTTTAGCCCGTACTACGGTCGGGCCACGGCCGGAGTGATCGATCTGCGCACCCGTTCGCCGCGGACCGACCGGGTGCACGGGATGGCGGAAATCGACCTGCTTGATAGCTCGGCGATGGTGGAGGGGCCGATCAACGATCGTTGGAGCTTTGCGATCGCCGGTAGGCGTAGCTACTACGACTTCTTTTTGCCATCGGTCCTGCGGGCGTTGGAGATCGATACGGTGGTCGCCCCTCGCTACTACGATTATCAGACCTGGGTGACCTATCGCAGTGAGAGTGGGGCTCATAAGGTCGAGTTCTTTGTGTACGGATCGGATGATGAGATCGATGTGATCTTGCCCGATGGCGAACCGGAGGGAGACCAGTACGTCCAGGTGAGGGAGGCCGGGTTTGGCAACTCCTTTCACCGCGGCCAGGTGCGCTGGGAGTGGAAGCCCGAGGGGGGAGCGCTGGAGAATACCCTGATGAGCTCCTTCGGGCTGAACTCCGCGGCTCTGGAGGCCGGGCCGGATATCTTCTTTGACCTGGATTTTTATCAGACGCAGATCCGAAACGATCTGAAGTGGAAGCTCAGCGATAACCTGCGGTTGCGCACCGGCCTGGATGCCCAGTTGGGTAACGTCGTGTATTCGTACGCGATCCCGGCGTTTGGGGCTTCGCCGGACGATTTCTCGTCACCCGATGGACAGGACGGTGGGCCTAACATCAGCACCGACGGGCTTGTGGGGTCGCGTAAGTCGCCCCAGATTCTTCCGGCGGTGTATGCCGAAGCGCAGTACAAGGCCTTTGGTCGCTGGACGCTGACCCCCGGCCTGCGGGCGGACTATTATGGTCCGGTCAATGAGGTGTCGATTTCGCCGCGTCTGGCGTCACGCTTTGAGCTTCACGATCAGGTTGTACTCAAAGGAGGGGTGGGGCTCTTCACGCAGCCGCCGATTCCGGGACAGACCGAAGAAGACTTTGGCAACCCGGACATTTCGTATGAAAAGGCGATGCATTACGCGGTGGGCGCGGAGTGGCAGCCGCGCGCGCACCTGGAGCTGGATGCGACGCTTTACTACCGCGACTCCTTTGATCTGGTGAATACCACGTCGGCCGAGGCCATCAATGAAGAGACCGGCGAGGCGGAGCCGGTGATCTACGATAACGAGGGGCAGGGGCGTTCTTACGGGTTGGAGCTGCTCTTGCGGCATTATCCCAAGGATAAGTTCTTTGGCTGGCTCAGCTACACGCTCTCACGTTCGGAGCGGCTCAACCTGAAGAGCGGCGAGTGGGACCCCTACGGTTACGATCAGACCCATATTCTGACGATGGTTGCCGGGTACAATTTGCCCTGGAATCTGGATCTGTCAGCGCGTTTTCGGGTGGTTACGGGCAATCCGCAGACACCGGTGGTCGGAGCGGTGTTTGATGCCGATAGCGATGGATATCGCCCGCGCTACGGGGAGCCCAATTCCGAGCGTTCCAAAACCTTCCACCAGTTGGATCTTCGCCTGGATCGTCGCTTTATCTTCGATACCTGGACGCTGGCCGCGTATCTGGACGTGACCAACGTCTACAACGCCAAAAACGAAGAGGGGACGCGCTATAATTACGACTACAGCGACTCCGAACCGCTGACGGGGCTACCCATTTTGCCGACGATCGGTGTGATGGCCCGCTTCTGA
- the msrA gene encoding peptide-methionine (S)-S-oxide reductase MsrA, translating into MFRAPRPLLLLLSLTAILTLIAACKPSEPVRNDVAPEPEQSAAASAQASTTGTRASLPDLESRGLARATFAGGCFWCMEPPFDATEGVVSTTSGYTGGPESAPTYEDVSSGRTGHTEAIEVIYDPDLVSYDELLDVFWRSHDPTDAAGQFADRGSQYRPAIFYHSELQLEQARASKANLQADGPFQKPIVTAIEPAQTFWIAEDYHQDYYQKNPDPYQRYYRASGRQDFLKRIWSDR; encoded by the coding sequence ATGTTTCGCGCCCCGCGCCCCCTGCTCCTCCTCCTATCCCTGACCGCGATCCTGACGCTCATCGCGGCGTGCAAGCCCTCGGAGCCGGTCCGAAACGATGTCGCCCCTGAGCCCGAACAGAGCGCGGCCGCCTCCGCCCAGGCCTCAACAACAGGCACCCGCGCCTCCCTCCCCGACCTGGAAAGCCGGGGCCTGGCTCGCGCCACCTTTGCCGGCGGCTGTTTCTGGTGCATGGAGCCCCCCTTCGACGCCACCGAAGGCGTCGTCTCCACCACATCCGGCTACACCGGCGGCCCCGAAAGCGCCCCCACCTACGAGGACGTCTCCTCGGGGCGCACCGGCCACACCGAGGCGATCGAAGTCATCTACGACCCGGACCTCGTCAGCTACGACGAGCTCCTAGACGTCTTCTGGCGCAGCCACGACCCCACCGACGCCGCCGGCCAGTTTGCCGATCGGGGCTCTCAGTACCGCCCGGCCATCTTTTACCACAGCGAACTTCAGCTCGAGCAGGCCCGGGCCTCAAAGGCCAACCTCCAGGCCGACGGCCCCTTCCAGAAACCTATCGTCACCGCCATTGAACCCGCCCAGACCTTCTGGATCGCCGAGGACTACCACCAGGATTACTACCAGAAAAACCCCGACCCCTATCAGCGCTACTACCGCGCCAGCGGGCGTCAGGACTTCCTCAAACGCATCTGGAGCGATCGCTAA
- a CDS encoding Kazal-type serine protease inhibitor domain-containing protein — translation MKQMERWGWRVLLCGLLGFFAIGCGAEDVEDGTSAVQEAMGGSVSLGDCICPQVYDPVCGVDGETYGNACEARCARVKVAHEGECRADCLCPQVYDPVCGVDGETYGNACEAGCADVKVAHEGECGADCICPQVYDPVCGVDGETYGNACEAGCAGVEVGHEGACGAGCICPQVYDPVCGVNGETYGNACEAGCAGVEVAYEGACGTLEAKPECRSASDCKVGGCSGQLCGSINDDLISTCEYLPEYACYDQEYTSCGCFDGKCGWEQTEALESCLASGGGASM, via the coding sequence ATGAAACAGATGGAACGTTGGGGTTGGCGCGTGCTGCTTTGTGGACTTCTGGGGTTCTTCGCTATCGGATGCGGGGCGGAGGACGTGGAAGATGGTACCAGCGCTGTTCAGGAGGCCATGGGTGGAAGCGTTTCGTTGGGGGATTGCATCTGTCCCCAGGTCTATGATCCGGTGTGTGGTGTGGATGGGGAGACCTACGGTAACGCGTGTGAGGCGCGGTGTGCCCGGGTGAAGGTTGCCCACGAGGGGGAATGCCGTGCCGACTGCCTCTGCCCTCAGGTCTATGACCCGGTGTGTGGTGTGGATGGCGAGACCTACGGCAACGCGTGTGAAGCGGGTTGCGCCGATGTGAAAGTGGCTCATGAGGGAGAGTGCGGAGCTGATTGCATCTGTCCCCAGGTCTACGACCCGGTGTGTGGTGTGGATGGCGAGACCTACGGCAACGCGTGTGAAGCGGGTTGCGCGGGTGTGGAAGTGGGGCATGAGGGAGCGTGCGGAGCCGGTTGCATCTGTCCCCAGGTCTACGATCCGGTCTGCGGCGTGAATGGCGAGACCTACGGTAACGCGTGTGAAGCGGGTTGCGCGGGTGTGGAAGTAGCTTATGAGGGAGCGTGCGGAACCCTTGAGGCGAAGCCTGAGTGCCGCAGCGCCAGTGATTGCAAAGTTGGTGGTTGTTCCGGTCAGCTTTGTGGTTCGATCAATGATGACCTGATCAGCACTTGCGAGTACCTGCCCGAGTACGCGTGTTACGATCAGGAGTACACCAGCTGTGGCTGTTTCGATGGCAAGTGCGGCTGGGAGCAGACCGAGGCGCTGGAGAGCTGCCTCGCTTCGGGGGGCGGTGCTTCGATGTGA